One region of Rubripirellula tenax genomic DNA includes:
- a CDS encoding sulfatase, whose product MIARWTSLVLGLVIGTTALAQQERPNVLFIAIDDLKPVLGCYGNKTAITPSIDEIARQGTVFLNAHCQWPVCGGSRASLMTSLRPEAVGVMDLKTNMRAKNPSVLTLSEHFKNQGYVSAGTGKIYDPRCVDNKKSLDAPSWSIPFVSPKYSSLEFNDVKQVTLAPDVSDSDLGDGQIADNGIRLMRKLSGSGKPFFLAVGFKKPHLPFIAPKKYWDLYERDRFQLAVHQVGIKNDSEYALHDSEELRGYEGVPSEGEIPSDLQRELIHGYYACTSFVDAQVGRLVSELRRLGEADNTVILLWGDHGFHLGDHGIWGKHTTLEQATRVPLIIRPHRGTAVPTTLAPAELNDMFPTLCDLVGIPVPSGINGRSLLAVINGSTESVRDGALTVFKKKGAIGYSYRTKRYRYTLWLNKNGNVVASELYDYQTDPLETRNLINDVNYEQVQRQLSDHLKADAQGCERLLSSTPSRR is encoded by the coding sequence ATGATTGCACGATGGACATCATTGGTTCTCGGTTTGGTGATTGGCACGACAGCGCTGGCTCAGCAGGAACGCCCCAATGTCCTGTTCATCGCCATCGACGATCTGAAGCCGGTTCTGGGGTGCTACGGAAACAAAACCGCCATCACCCCCTCGATTGACGAGATCGCGAGGCAGGGAACGGTTTTTCTAAACGCGCACTGCCAATGGCCGGTGTGCGGCGGCAGCCGAGCAAGTTTGATGACCAGCTTGCGCCCCGAAGCGGTCGGCGTGATGGATCTGAAAACCAACATGCGAGCCAAGAACCCGAGTGTTTTGACGCTCTCGGAACACTTCAAGAACCAAGGGTATGTCAGCGCGGGCACCGGAAAAATCTACGATCCGCGTTGTGTCGACAACAAGAAATCGCTCGACGCGCCGTCTTGGTCGATTCCCTTCGTAAGCCCCAAGTACTCATCGCTTGAATTCAACGATGTCAAGCAGGTGACCTTGGCGCCGGACGTTTCCGATAGCGATTTGGGCGACGGACAGATCGCGGACAATGGCATTCGACTGATGCGAAAACTAAGTGGGTCTGGCAAGCCGTTCTTTTTGGCGGTGGGGTTCAAGAAGCCGCATTTGCCCTTCATCGCTCCAAAGAAGTACTGGGATCTCTACGAACGTGATCGTTTTCAATTAGCGGTTCATCAAGTCGGAATCAAAAACGACAGCGAGTACGCGCTTCACGATAGCGAGGAGTTACGCGGCTACGAGGGAGTTCCATCAGAAGGCGAGATCCCAAGTGATCTTCAACGTGAACTGATCCACGGTTACTACGCATGCACTTCGTTCGTCGATGCCCAGGTCGGGCGACTCGTTTCCGAGTTGCGGCGGCTTGGCGAAGCGGACAACACCGTCATCCTATTGTGGGGCGATCACGGATTTCATCTTGGCGACCATGGTATTTGGGGCAAGCACACCACGCTCGAGCAGGCCACACGCGTTCCGCTGATCATCCGGCCTCACCGCGGCACCGCCGTACCAACAACGCTTGCACCGGCGGAACTGAACGACATGTTCCCAACACTTTGCGACCTTGTGGGAATCCCCGTTCCCAGCGGAATCAACGGACGCAGCCTGTTAGCGGTCATCAACGGTTCCACCGAATCGGTGCGTGATGGCGCTCTGACCGTGTTCAAGAAAAAAGGTGCGATTGGGTATTCGTACCGAACCAAGCGATACCGTTACACGCTGTGGCTGAACAAGAACGGCAATGTCGTCGCGTCGGAACTGTACGACTACCAGACAGATCCGTTGGAAACCCGGAACTTGATCAACGACGTGAACTACGAACAAGTGCAACGTCAATTAAGTGACCATTTAAAAGCGGATGCCCAAGGTTGCGAGCGTCTGTTGTCCTCTACGCCAAGTCGTCGTTGA